A single region of the Candidatus Omnitrophota bacterium genome encodes:
- a CDS encoding NADH-quinone oxidoreductase subunit C, producing MNLAEAIRQRFPQHVIAARIFRGQQTVVLKREGLLDVARYLRDDAAQYFDMLMDLSCVDYLKFGTAQHSAPTLVTPSPLPYYMTPRPVTETWERGVSNDDYRFDLVYHFYSTAHNHRLRVRVPVAMAHTTVPSLTGVWASADWYEREVWDMFGIRFTGHPNLRRILMYEEFTGHPLRKDYPVRRRQPLIGPMN from the coding sequence ATGAATTTGGCAGAGGCAATTCGACAACGGTTTCCGCAGCACGTGATCGCTGCGCGGATCTTTCGCGGGCAGCAGACCGTCGTGCTCAAACGCGAAGGGTTGCTTGACGTGGCACGGTATCTGCGTGATGATGCTGCGCAGTACTTCGATATGCTCATGGACCTTTCCTGCGTGGACTACCTCAAATTCGGCACTGCACAACACAGCGCCCCCACCCTCGTGACCCCGTCACCCTTGCCGTACTACATGACACCGCGTCCGGTGACCGAAACGTGGGAGCGGGGAGTTTCCAATGATGATTATCGGTTCGATCTCGTCTATCATTTCTATTCCACGGCTCACAACCATCGGCTGCGCGTGCGCGTGCCGGTGGCGATGGCTCATACGACCGTGCCGTCGCTGACCGGTGTGTGGGCCTCGGCGGATTGGTATGAGCGCGAGGTCTGGGACATGTTCGGCATCCGCTTTACCGGCCATCCAAACCTGCGCCGCATCCTGATGTACGAAGAGTTCACAGGCCATCCGCTGCGCAAAGACTATCCCGTCCGCAGACGCCAACCACTGATTGGTCCAATGAACTAA
- a CDS encoding ABC transporter ATP-binding protein, translating to MVAPSTKKSSLPRFLRYVRPYRLVLVGAVGFGVIRYLIPLSLPWTIKILVDDVLKPSAAISHGRLHLIMWGLCALFALYAVASYWRSYFAGLAGHRVIFDLRQALYLHVQRMSLSFFERQKIGAVVSRMTTDIASAQNFVGAAFVNTIMDLSCVVVIIGLLFWAHPRLALVSLAVLPLYVVITYVLQKDIRKQSRVMHYQLQEMSGDLHEQFAGISTIQAFTQEEHEAQGFRAQSEEYFQTVMSSVKLQSIALGATGFLTSIGPILVLWFGATEVWASRLTVGTLMAFYGYLGLLYAPIQRLTELNLILANSLAAMDRIFEVFDTFSDVQERPGAVALTRGRGEIRFEHLSFKYAERGFVLNNLTLTIPAGTTAALIGPSGAGKSTLVKLLPRYYDVTEGRIVIDGIDIRQATLKSLREHIAIVSQEPILFSGTIEENLRYGKPQAGADALRAAARAAFAHSFIEQLPKGYDTEIGERGVRLSGGQKQRLAIARAFLKDAPILILDEPTSALDAESEALVKQALTRLLEGRTALIIAHRLSTIQHADVVVVLDQGRIIEEGPHEELLRRAGSLYRRYAEQQLSLSLTS from the coding sequence ATGGTAGCCCCATCGACGAAAAAAAGCAGCTTGCCGCGTTTCTTACGCTACGTTCGCCCGTATCGGCTGGTACTCGTAGGTGCCGTCGGCTTCGGGGTCATCCGCTATCTGATCCCCCTGTCCCTCCCCTGGACGATCAAGATTCTCGTGGATGACGTTCTCAAGCCCTCCGCGGCCATCTCCCACGGCCGGCTCCATTTGATCATGTGGGGGCTGTGCGCGCTCTTCGCGCTCTATGCCGTGGCCAGCTATTGGCGCTCCTACTTCGCCGGTCTCGCCGGCCACCGTGTCATCTTCGATCTGCGGCAAGCGCTGTATCTGCACGTGCAGCGCATGAGCCTGAGCTTCTTCGAGCGGCAGAAAATCGGCGCGGTCGTCTCGCGGATGACGACAGACATCGCCTCCGCCCAGAACTTCGTCGGGGCGGCCTTCGTCAACACCATCATGGACCTGTCGTGCGTGGTGGTGATTATCGGCTTGCTCTTCTGGGCGCATCCGAGGCTCGCACTGGTCTCGCTGGCCGTGCTGCCCTTGTACGTCGTGATCACCTACGTGTTGCAAAAGGACATCCGCAAGCAAAGCCGCGTCATGCATTACCAACTGCAGGAAATGTCCGGGGACTTGCATGAGCAATTCGCAGGCATCTCAACGATCCAGGCGTTCACGCAGGAAGAACACGAAGCGCAAGGATTTCGCGCGCAAAGCGAAGAATATTTTCAGACCGTGATGAGCAGCGTGAAGCTGCAATCCATCGCGCTGGGCGCCACGGGTTTTCTGACCTCGATCGGCCCCATCCTCGTGCTGTGGTTCGGCGCCACCGAAGTGTGGGCCAGCCGGCTCACCGTCGGCACCCTGATGGCGTTTTACGGCTACCTCGGGTTGCTCTACGCGCCCATCCAACGGCTCACTGAGTTGAATTTGATCCTCGCCAACAGTTTAGCCGCGATGGACCGCATCTTCGAGGTCTTTGACACGTTCTCTGACGTGCAGGAACGGCCCGGGGCCGTCGCGCTGACACGGGGGCGCGGCGAAATCCGGTTTGAACATCTCAGTTTCAAATACGCCGAGCGGGGCTTCGTCCTCAACAACCTCACGCTGACCATCCCAGCCGGCACTACGGCGGCCTTGATCGGTCCCAGCGGGGCCGGAAAATCCACGCTGGTCAAACTCTTGCCCCGCTATTATGACGTCACGGAAGGGCGCATTGTGATCGATGGCATCGACATCCGGCAGGCCACGCTGAAATCGCTGCGCGAGCACATTGCCATCGTTTCGCAAGAGCCGATTTTGTTCAGCGGAACGATCGAGGAAAACTTACGGTACGGGAAACCGCAGGCCGGCGCGGACGCCTTGCGCGCCGCGGCCCGCGCGGCGTTCGCGCACAGCTTCATCGAACAGTTGCCGAAAGGGTATGACACCGAAATCGGCGAACGCGGTGTGAGGCTCTCCGGCGGGCAGAAACAGCGGCTGGCGATTGCGCGGGCCTTCCTCAAGGATGCCCCGATCCTCATCCTTGATGAGCCGACGTCAGCGCTCGATGCGGAATCCGAGGCATTGGTCAAACAGGCCCTCACACGCTTGCTGGAAGGGCGCACCGCGCTGATCATCGCGCATCGGCTCTCGACGATCCAGCACGCGGATGTGGTCGTGGTCCTTGATCAGGGCCGGATTATTGAAGAGGGGCCTCACGAGGAATTGTTGCGACGCGCTGGCAGTCTCTACCGGCGCTATGCCGAGCAGCAATTATCGCTGTCGCTGACGTCATAG
- a CDS encoding aquaporin, with amino-acid sequence MSASAAVIAEGVGTFALVFIGAGAVCMNHWSGGALGVLGIAVAHGAVFGAMIAALGRVSGGHFNPAVTVAMLSVNRTDRQTATAYVCSQLAGAASAALVLRLLLPSEVWRAARLGAPSITAVTVGQALVIEAVLTFFLVLAVFGAAGNSQGGGSAAAGWGIGAVLACGMLLGGPVTGAAMNPARAFGPALLGGALDHRHVVYWLGPILGGLAASWLSANVFFVKR; translated from the coding sequence ATGAGCGCGAGCGCTGCGGTCATCGCGGAAGGGGTCGGAACATTTGCGCTGGTGTTCATCGGGGCGGGGGCCGTGTGCATGAATCATTGGAGCGGCGGGGCGCTGGGGGTGTTAGGGATTGCGGTCGCGCATGGCGCCGTCTTCGGAGCCATGATCGCAGCCCTCGGGCGCGTCTCAGGCGGGCATTTCAACCCCGCCGTGACCGTGGCGATGCTCAGCGTCAATCGCACCGATCGTCAGACGGCGACGGCGTACGTGTGTTCCCAGCTCGCGGGGGCGGCGAGTGCCGCGCTCGTGCTTCGGCTGTTGCTGCCGAGCGAGGTGTGGCGCGCCGCGCGCCTCGGCGCGCCATCGATCACCGCGGTGACGGTGGGCCAAGCGCTGGTGATTGAGGCGGTCTTGACGTTTTTCCTCGTGCTCGCCGTTTTCGGCGCGGCGGGCAACTCCCAAGGCGGCGGGTCCGCGGCGGCCGGGTGGGGGATCGGCGCCGTGCTGGCGTGTGGTATGCTCCTCGGCGGCCCGGTCACCGGGGCGGCCATGAATCCTGCGCGGGCCTTCGGCCCAGCGCTCCTCGGCGGCGCGCTTGACCATCGGCATGTGGTCTACTGGCTCGGCCCGATCCTCGGCGGCCTGGCTGCGTCTTGGTTGTCCGCGAACGTCTTTTTCGTCAAACGCTAG
- the dusB gene encoding tRNA dihydrouridine synthase DusB — protein sequence MIRLKTLELPTVVQSPMANCTDLPFRLIARAAGMRFAFLEMISSEALVRNVQHTYEMMRTLPEDRPVGAQLVGCHPEVMGEAAATLEAMGFDLVDLNLGCPVPKIVSHGGGSMLLREPGAAEKIFRRVVRAVQRVPVTVKMRLGFRDGTGAEAAQIARIAQECGVDAVAVHGRTREQGYAGAANYEAIRRVKEAVSIPVIGNGDVVDAASARRLLDVSGCDGVMIGRGALGNPWIYRQIEAALQHEAAPPLPDMAQLKTVVLRHMDLQEQYDHDPVGPLRRIVAWYFRTYPGAAAFRDRVHRAQTVNEMRALVQEF from the coding sequence ATGATTCGACTCAAGACGCTTGAGTTACCGACGGTGGTGCAGTCGCCGATGGCGAATTGCACCGACCTGCCGTTTCGCCTCATTGCCCGGGCCGCCGGCATGCGCTTTGCGTTTCTGGAGATGATTTCTTCTGAGGCGCTGGTGCGCAACGTCCAGCATACCTATGAGATGATGCGAACGCTGCCGGAGGACCGCCCCGTGGGCGCGCAGCTCGTCGGCTGCCATCCCGAGGTGATGGGCGAGGCCGCCGCCACACTCGAGGCCATGGGATTTGACCTGGTCGATCTGAATCTGGGCTGCCCGGTGCCAAAAATCGTCAGCCACGGGGGCGGCTCGATGCTCCTGCGCGAGCCGGGCGCGGCGGAGAAGATCTTTCGGCGCGTGGTCCGCGCCGTGCAGCGGGTTCCCGTCACGGTGAAAATGCGGCTAGGATTCAGGGATGGCACGGGAGCCGAAGCCGCGCAGATTGCGCGGATTGCTCAGGAGTGCGGGGTCGACGCCGTGGCGGTGCACGGCCGCACGCGCGAGCAAGGCTACGCGGGTGCTGCGAATTATGAGGCAATCCGTCGTGTCAAGGAGGCGGTGTCGATTCCCGTCATCGGCAACGGCGACGTGGTGGATGCGGCCAGCGCGCGGCGGCTCTTGGATGTTTCAGGCTGCGATGGCGTCATGATCGGGCGCGGGGCGCTGGGCAATCCCTGGATCTATCGGCAGATCGAAGCCGCGCTGCAGCACGAAGCCGCCCCGCCGCTTCCTGACATGGCGCAACTCAAAACCGTGGTGTTGCGGCACATGGATCTGCAAGAGCAATACGACCATGATCCAGTTGGGCCGTTGCGCCGCATCGTGGCCTGGTACTTCAGAACTTATCCGGGAGCGGCGGCCTTCCGTGATCGTGTCCACCGCGCCCAGACCGTCAACGAGATGCGAGCCCTCGTTCAAGAGTTTTAA
- a CDS encoding NADH-quinone oxidoreductase subunit D — protein sequence MAAQPLGHSATETRHMFLNMGPSHPAMHGIVQLIVELDGERVMGCDVEIGYLHRAFEKESERGPYNNVMPYTDRLNYVSPLINNFGFCLAVERLLGIEVTERCQYIRVIMSEISRITDHLTCIGASAMEIGAFTVFLYMIKAREWLWELVEAVTGARLTISYGRIGGVKADLPEGFAEWTRRVLEEVRKVVLECDTLLTRNRIFADRMQGTGIISKERAISYGITGPFLRGSGIVLDTRKSQPYFVYDRMSFDIPTGEHGDNYDRYLVRMEEMEQSMRIIEQALASIPAGPINIDSEGRVLPANVMVDEAKMGQVAGFKQVRVTLDPTLQGSTRGPHEAVYSSERRVALPAKEDTYGNIEGLMNHFKLIMLGHGLRPPAGEYYSAVEGANGEVGFYVVSDGGDRPYRVRVHPPCFAIMAALPELIVGDMLADIIPTFGSVNMIGGELDR from the coding sequence ATGGCCGCCCAGCCACTTGGCCACTCGGCCACTGAGACTCGACACATGTTTCTGAATATGGGCCCGTCGCATCCGGCCATGCACGGGATCGTCCAGCTCATCGTCGAGCTCGACGGCGAGCGCGTGATGGGCTGCGATGTCGAGATCGGGTATCTCCATCGCGCGTTCGAAAAGGAAAGCGAGCGCGGGCCGTACAACAACGTCATGCCGTACACCGATCGGCTCAACTACGTCTCGCCGCTGATCAATAATTTCGGGTTTTGCCTTGCGGTCGAGCGACTCTTAGGCATCGAGGTGACCGAGCGCTGCCAATACATCCGCGTCATCATGAGCGAAATCTCCCGCATCACCGACCATCTGACCTGCATTGGCGCTTCAGCGATGGAAATTGGCGCCTTTACCGTGTTTCTCTACATGATCAAGGCTCGCGAATGGCTGTGGGAGCTGGTTGAGGCGGTCACCGGAGCCCGCCTGACGATCTCCTATGGCCGCATCGGCGGGGTCAAGGCCGATTTACCCGAGGGATTCGCCGAATGGACTCGCCGCGTCCTTGAAGAGGTTCGCAAGGTGGTTTTAGAGTGCGACACGCTGTTGACGCGCAACCGCATCTTTGCGGATCGGATGCAGGGGACCGGGATCATCTCGAAAGAGCGCGCCATCAGCTACGGGATCACCGGGCCGTTTCTGCGCGGCAGCGGAATCGTACTCGATACGCGCAAGAGCCAGCCGTATTTCGTCTACGACCGCATGTCATTCGATATCCCGACGGGTGAGCATGGCGATAACTATGACCGGTATCTGGTGCGCATGGAGGAAATGGAGCAGAGCATGCGCATCATCGAGCAGGCCTTGGCGAGCATCCCAGCCGGTCCGATCAATATTGACTCTGAAGGCCGCGTGCTGCCGGCGAATGTGATGGTGGATGAGGCGAAGATGGGCCAGGTGGCCGGATTCAAACAGGTGCGCGTGACGCTGGATCCAACGCTGCAGGGCTCAACGCGCGGGCCGCATGAGGCGGTCTATTCCAGCGAGCGCCGGGTGGCGTTGCCGGCCAAAGAAGACACGTATGGCAACATCGAAGGGCTGATGAACCACTTTAAGCTGATCATGCTCGGCCATGGGCTGCGCCCCCCAGCTGGCGAGTACTACAGCGCGGTCGAGGGGGCGAATGGCGAAGTCGGCTTCTACGTGGTCAGCGACGGTGGGGATCGGCCGTATCGGGTGCGCGTGCACCCGCCATGCTTTGCGATTATGGCAGCACTCCCCGAGCTCATCGTCGGCGATATGCTGGCCGACATCATCCCGACGTTCGGCTCCGTCAACATGATCGGCGGCGAACTCGACCGCTAA
- the nuoF gene encoding NADH-quinone oxidoreductase subunit NuoF: MQVNDQYVGPITREIISTLVQSPESLPEIPNAFRGTVGLVEPILSRRFSVKDSEKIETYVRDDGYQSARKALTELSPDQVIAEVTKSNLRGLGGAGFPAGKKWSFIPKGSTKPKFLVVNADEGEPGTMKDRYIIERDPHRLIEGMIIAAFATGCRKAYIYIRGEYVRPAQIVQQAIDDARRYGFIGNRIFNTDYSLDIVVHRGAGAYICGEETALLESLEGKKGFPRLKPPFPAIAGLFASPTVINNVETLACVPPIIGKGGEWFAKFGFGKTGGTRLFSMSGHVQKPGLYEASHGVTLRELIAAAGGVAEGRELKAVIPGGISAKILRADEIDVRMDFDSLLATGTMAGSAGVITMDNTTCMVRALWFASKFFAHESCGQCSPCREGTGWVFKIVDRIMKGQGRQQDLDILLNIAGNMEGRTICVFADAAAWPVQSYIRKFRDEFEYHVREKRCNLGSQTTPVVAVATHDT; this comes from the coding sequence ATGCAGGTCAATGATCAGTATGTGGGGCCCATCACCCGCGAGATCATCAGCACGTTGGTGCAATCACCAGAGTCGTTGCCGGAGATCCCGAATGCGTTTCGCGGCACCGTGGGACTGGTCGAACCGATTCTCTCGAGACGATTCAGCGTTAAAGATTCAGAGAAGATCGAGACGTATGTCCGTGATGACGGCTATCAGAGCGCGCGTAAGGCGCTCACCGAGCTGTCGCCGGATCAGGTGATTGCCGAAGTGACTAAATCCAATTTACGCGGTCTTGGGGGTGCCGGCTTTCCGGCGGGAAAGAAGTGGAGCTTTATTCCCAAGGGCTCGACGAAACCGAAGTTTCTCGTCGTCAATGCGGATGAAGGCGAGCCAGGCACGATGAAGGATCGGTACATCATCGAGCGGGATCCTCATCGATTGATTGAGGGCATGATCATCGCCGCCTTCGCCACCGGCTGCCGCAAAGCCTACATCTACATCCGCGGCGAATATGTACGCCCGGCACAGATTGTGCAGCAGGCCATCGATGATGCGAGAAGGTACGGCTTTATTGGCAACCGTATCTTTAACACGGACTATTCGCTGGATATTGTCGTGCATCGAGGAGCCGGGGCCTATATCTGTGGCGAAGAAACAGCGCTGCTGGAGTCCCTTGAAGGCAAGAAAGGTTTTCCGCGGTTGAAACCGCCCTTTCCTGCCATCGCCGGGCTCTTTGCGTCGCCGACGGTGATCAACAATGTGGAGACCCTGGCCTGTGTGCCGCCGATCATTGGCAAAGGCGGGGAGTGGTTTGCCAAGTTCGGGTTCGGTAAGACCGGTGGCACGCGCTTGTTTTCCATGAGCGGTCATGTCCAGAAGCCTGGCCTGTATGAAGCTTCTCATGGGGTGACACTGCGCGAACTGATTGCGGCAGCCGGCGGCGTGGCCGAAGGGCGCGAACTTAAAGCCGTCATCCCTGGAGGTATCTCAGCGAAGATTTTACGCGCAGACGAGATTGATGTCCGCATGGATTTTGACTCGCTGCTCGCCACCGGCACGATGGCAGGTTCGGCCGGTGTGATCACGATGGACAACACCACCTGCATGGTCCGCGCGCTCTGGTTCGCCTCGAAGTTCTTTGCGCATGAATCGTGCGGCCAATGCTCGCCGTGCCGCGAAGGCACCGGATGGGTGTTCAAGATTGTGGATCGGATCATGAAAGGGCAGGGCCGGCAGCAAGACCTCGACATTCTGCTCAATATCGCCGGCAACATGGAAGGCCGCACGATCTGCGTCTTCGCCGATGCCGCGGCCTGGCCGGTGCAGAGCTACATCAGAAAATTTCGTGACGAGTTTGAATACCACGTTCGAGAAAAGCGTTGCAATCTTGGATCACAAACGACGCCAGTTGTTGCTGTCGCGACCCACGACACATGA
- a CDS encoding S-adenosylmethionine decarboxylase, translating into MPQVCDLPETAEASKPKRRLVAPFGYQLLLDLYDCKRGACDDLTLCYNFLEEIVRVLKVEPQSPPFIFRTDGKRFPDKAGLSGWIPLVESGIQLHTLTPKDFISIDVYSCRQFEIEPLKAFVRSYFAPKKMDEQFLERGLDYNK; encoded by the coding sequence ATGCCCCAGGTGTGTGATCTGCCCGAAACCGCCGAAGCGAGCAAACCCAAACGGCGGCTCGTCGCCCCATTTGGCTATCAACTGCTTCTCGATCTCTATGACTGCAAGCGGGGGGCCTGTGACGATCTGACCCTCTGCTACAATTTCCTTGAAGAAATTGTGCGCGTCTTGAAGGTGGAGCCGCAGTCGCCGCCCTTCATCTTCCGCACCGACGGCAAGCGATTTCCCGATAAAGCCGGCCTCTCCGGCTGGATTCCCCTGGTCGAAAGCGGCATCCAGCTGCACACGCTCACCCCGAAAGATTTCATTTCGATCGACGTCTATAGCTGCCGCCAGTTTGAGATCGAGCCGCTCAAAGCGTTCGTCCGCAGCTATTTCGCGCCCAAGAAGATGGACGAACAATTCCTCGAGCGCGGCCTCGACTACAATAAATAA
- a CDS encoding NADH-quinone oxidoreductase subunit A, producing the protein MIEYAAILILAALAAGVAALLLSFNAFLGPKQPNPVKAQPFECGKDPIALPAGRLPVHFYVVAMLFVVFDVELVFLFPWAVLVRELGWFGILEMGFFLLIVVAGFIYAWKQGALEFK; encoded by the coding sequence ATGATCGAATATGCCGCCATACTGATTTTGGCTGCCCTTGCCGCCGGGGTTGCGGCGCTCCTGTTGTCCTTCAATGCCTTCCTGGGGCCGAAACAGCCGAATCCGGTCAAGGCCCAGCCGTTTGAGTGTGGCAAAGACCCCATCGCGCTGCCGGCCGGCCGGCTGCCGGTGCATTTCTACGTCGTGGCGATGCTGTTTGTGGTCTTCGACGTCGAGCTGGTGTTTTTGTTCCCCTGGGCGGTCTTAGTGAGAGAGCTGGGGTGGTTTGGCATCCTGGAAATGGGGTTCTTTTTGCTGATCGTGGTCGCGGGGTTCATCTATGCCTGGAAGCAGGGCGCGTTGGAGTTTAAATAA
- a CDS encoding Maf-like protein gives MLYLASRSPRRRALLRQLGRPFRVVRSAHRETIRRNESPSANAMRNAVGKARCAKLPLRASGIVIGADTFLYFQGRVIGKPSTMRAAFRLLKKLSGNSHWVYTGLCLLDPGTGRMRAAYEKTQVTFQPMTRGAIQRLFARSSPLDKAGGYALQACLPRRARRRQADRGELIARIAGSRSNVIGLPLELLRRELAAMKSY, from the coding sequence ATGTTGTATCTCGCCTCCCGGTCTCCCCGCCGCCGCGCGCTGCTCCGTCAACTCGGCCGGCCGTTTCGCGTCGTCCGTTCGGCCCATCGCGAGACGATCCGCCGCAACGAATCGCCCTCCGCGAACGCGATGCGCAACGCGGTCGGCAAGGCGCGCTGCGCGAAACTCCCGCTGCGCGCTTCCGGGATCGTCATTGGCGCTGACACCTTCCTCTATTTCCAAGGGCGCGTTATTGGCAAACCCAGCACGATGCGCGCGGCATTCCGCCTCTTGAAGAAGCTGAGCGGCAATAGCCATTGGGTGTATACCGGCCTGTGCCTGCTTGATCCCGGGACCGGACGGATGCGCGCGGCCTATGAAAAGACCCAGGTCACGTTTCAGCCGATGACCCGTGGGGCGATTCAGCGGCTGTTCGCGCGAAGCTCGCCGCTCGATAAGGCGGGAGGGTATGCGCTGCAGGCCTGCCTGCCGCGCCGGGCGCGGCGCAGGCAGGCGGATCGCGGGGAGCTGATCGCCCGCATCGCGGGTTCCCGCAGCAACGTCATCGGCCTGCCGCTGGAGCTTTTGCGCCGCGAGCTTGCGGCAATGAAATCATATTGA
- the nuoB gene encoding NADH-quinone oxidoreductase subunit NuoB, giving the protein MVADTSKLSWMTTKLDAALGWARKFSIFQYPFVTACCGMEYMATATSHYDMDRFGAGFPRFSPRQADVLFVVGTISHKLAPVLRRIYDQMADPKWVVAFGVCTCTGGFYDNYATVMGIDTVVPVDIYIPGCPPRPENVLDGLMKLQEKIAQGASAKDPLGPAGRPRELQVPHRPEAHLWSAK; this is encoded by the coding sequence ATGGTTGCGGATACCTCAAAACTCAGCTGGATGACGACCAAGTTGGATGCGGCCCTGGGTTGGGCGCGCAAGTTTTCTATTTTCCAATATCCCTTTGTCACTGCCTGCTGCGGGATGGAATACATGGCGACGGCGACCTCCCACTACGACATGGATCGCTTCGGCGCAGGCTTTCCGCGGTTCTCGCCTCGGCAGGCGGATGTGCTCTTTGTCGTCGGCACGATCAGCCATAAGCTGGCGCCGGTGCTGCGCCGCATCTATGACCAGATGGCGGATCCGAAATGGGTCGTGGCCTTCGGCGTGTGCACGTGCACTGGAGGATTTTACGACAACTACGCCACCGTCATGGGCATCGACACGGTGGTGCCCGTTGATATCTACATCCCGGGCTGCCCGCCGCGTCCGGAGAACGTGCTGGACGGACTGATGAAACTTCAGGAAAAGATCGCCCAGGGTGCTTCTGCGAAGGATCCGCTGGGTCCTGCCGGCCGCCCACGTGAATTGCAGGTTCCGCATCGTCCCGAAGCCCACCTGTGGAGCGCCAAATGA